A region of the Halorussus salilacus genome:
CGGTCCGAGCGAGCCCGGTCTCGTCGACGGCGTAGACGGCGGCCTCCCCGGCCGGTTCGGTCATCACCACCGAGTCGCCGCTGACCGCCGCGAAGTGGACCGCGAAGTCGACACGGACGGTCGCGACGGGGTCGCGGAAGTCGAACCGCTCGACGCCCTCGACCATCGGGTCGAACTCGACGAGTCGGTCCTCGTGCTTGTCGAGATAGACGTTTCGCTGGTAGACCTTCTCGTATTCCGCCACGAACGTCTCGACGGCGTCGCCGTCGAACGCCGCTGGCGGAGTCGGGTAGTCGGTCGAGCCGACGCTCTCGTAGACCTCGGTCTCGTCGCCGACCTCCACCTCGTGTTCGACGCCCGCCTCCACGTCTGACTCGGGTCGATAGGCGCTCGAACAGCCGAAGCGCTCTGCGACCGGATTCGGCGCGGCCGTCTCCGTTTCGTCGTCGTCCGTCGCGTCGGTGGTCTCGGTCGGACGGTCGTCCGAGTCGGACGACTCGTCGGCGCTTCCGAAGCCCGAACCGTCGCCGAGACAGCCTCCGAGCGGGAGGCAGACCGAGAGGCCGACACTCGCGAGGAGTTCGCGGCGGTCCATACCTCGAACCCGTCGGGAGACGGTTAAATACTTTCCCGGGGCGCGTCAGAACAGACCCGTGATGAATCCCAGACCCATGAGTATCAACACCGCAGCGGAGAACGCGGGCAGGTAGTCGGTGTACTGCTCGACGCGCTCCTCGTGGGACTGGTAGCCCGCGATGAGCAGGAGGGTGAACGAGACGATGCCGACGATGACCGTCAGCGCGTAGACGGTCATCAGCGAGAGGCAGTAGTCGGACCCGGCACAGAGGGCGATGATCTCGAACTCCTCCTCGTGGGCGAACCCGAGGACGAACGCGAATCCGGCGATACCCCACAGGCCGCGGTCGGCGGCGTCGTCGGCGGAGCCGTGGGAGTGCCCGCCGACGAACGGGAGCGCGAGCTTCAGTCTGGCGAGGCGGTCGTGGTCGTGGTCGTGGTCGTGGTCGTGGTCGTGGTCGTGCCTACCCCCTTCTCCTTCGCCCGTGCCCGCGCCCGCGTGCGAGTGGCCGTGCCCGTGGAAGTACTCGCGGACGCCCAGCAGGATCAACAGGACTCCGGCGACCACGCCAATCGGGCCGCCGATTTCGACGCCGAGGACCGTCATCGACCCCTCGACGTCGGTGAGTCCGAAGTACGACTTCGCGAAGAAGAACGCGACGACCATCGCGATGCTGCTGACGAGGTGGCCCACTCCGAGGATGAAGCTCGCCGCGAAGCCGTAGAGCCACTTGTTCGACTGGTCGAGGGCGTAGCTCGCGGCGACCGGCCAGCCGTGGCCCGGCTCGATTCCGTGGACGACGCCGAGCGCGATTGCTCCGGCGAACAGCCCGACTGCGTCACTCGGTATCATTCGCGTCCGGAACTACGGACGACCCTCGCAAAACGACTTGTTATTACTGAATCGGGCACCGAGTAATAACCGCGACTCGAAATCCCCATCCGGGTCGGGCCCCAAGCGCCCGGTATGCGAACCAGCCTCAACGTTCCCGACGACGTGCTCGCGGCGTTCGACGAGACGTGGCGCGCGCAGGGACTGGACTCCCGCTCGCGCGCGGTCCGCGAGGCGATGCGCGAGTACGTCGAATCCCACGAGGAACTCGAATCGGCGGAGGGAGAGGTGGTCGCGGTCCTGGCCTACGACTACGAACACGAGGCGGTCATCGGCGACCTCCACGTCGTCCAGCACGAGTTCGGCGAGGTCATCACCGCGACCAGCCACGTCCACCGCGGCGAGTGGTGTCTCGAGACCGCGTTCTGTCAGGGCCCGGCCGAACAGGTCCGACGGCTCGCGTACCGCCTCCGGGACTTCGACGCGGTGGCGCGCGTGAAGGTGATGGTCCTCGGAAGCGACCGCGAGTAACTGACAGTTTCGGGGTGATATCGGGTTGTTTCCCCGTGCCGTGAGAGGGGTACTCATTGAGGCTTCGGTTCGACGGCCTTAAGTGTAACCCGGGCATTCGTAGTGATGTGAACGATGTCCCGCGGTTCCGACCGCTCGGGGCGTCGCGGATTCGAAGCAGTTAAGTAGGGTTGTCCCCTACGATTGAATCCGAACGAGTCCGACCGGGGCGGGGCGACGCCCCGCCCCGGTCGGCAGGAAATGAGGATTCCACCCCTGCGGTCCGCCGTACACGATGGAATCTGATGTTAGCCCTGGTAGTTCGGTGATACTCGGTCGGTCCTCGACCAGTATCGTCGAATCTACGGAACCATAGCATTCGATGCTTCCGCCAGAGACCCACCGAGTCCTTCGGGACTC
Encoded here:
- a CDS encoding CopG family ribbon-helix-helix protein — protein: MRTSLNVPDDVLAAFDETWRAQGLDSRSRAVREAMREYVESHEELESAEGEVVAVLAYDYEHEAVIGDLHVVQHEFGEVITATSHVHRGEWCLETAFCQGPAEQVRRLAYRLRDFDAVARVKVMVLGSDRE